One Caldisalinibacter kiritimatiensis DNA window includes the following coding sequences:
- a CDS encoding tetratricopeptide repeat protein, whose product MIKSVEEFFKQKTDNLTFVNLKEEANVVINGYTIQSSIPMPIIMSDLVNEIKGFTAQEELRISTFIDGMIYVLGVDPKFKYADHYKEILYNYNNNIEDYILYKGHVFIEQNKLDDGMIYFRALVKVNPRNVKGLFNYACTLEQKANEFYKNNHFKVGVKFIRQATAYLEDILEVDSDFSLAYYKLGFHYQALKQFKKCQIVWERFIELDKDENRVQEIKENLTKIQDDVTYEEGYNEILRGNPKEGLSKLLTLRERYSDWWNLLFMTGLAYRQLGRFAEAKREFEKVLAIKPNQVDSLNEIGLCLANLGEFEKAVEKFTKAIELRPMDYEIRCNRGMTYLQLGDIEKAIEDIEFAYEQNPADEITISCKRQIDKLRSMS is encoded by the coding sequence ATGATAAAGAGTGTAGAAGAATTTTTTAAACAGAAGACAGATAACTTAACTTTTGTAAATTTAAAAGAAGAGGCTAATGTAGTAATTAATGGATATACAATACAATCTTCTATACCAATGCCAATTATTATGAGTGATTTAGTAAATGAAATTAAAGGATTTACAGCTCAAGAAGAATTAAGAATATCGACATTCATAGACGGTATGATATACGTTTTAGGAGTCGACCCTAAATTTAAATATGCTGACCATTATAAAGAAATATTATATAACTATAATAACAATATTGAAGATTATATTTTATATAAGGGGCACGTATTTATAGAGCAAAACAAGTTAGACGATGGTATGATATATTTTAGAGCTTTGGTTAAAGTCAATCCTAGAAATGTAAAGGGACTATTTAATTATGCATGTACATTAGAACAAAAGGCAAATGAATTTTATAAAAATAATCACTTTAAGGTTGGAGTTAAATTTATTAGACAGGCAACAGCATATTTGGAAGATATATTAGAAGTTGATTCTGACTTTTCATTAGCCTATTATAAACTAGGTTTTCATTATCAGGCCTTGAAACAATTTAAAAAGTGTCAAATAGTATGGGAAAGGTTTATAGAATTAGATAAAGATGAAAATAGGGTACAAGAAATTAAAGAAAACTTAACTAAAATACAAGATGATGTAACTTATGAGGAAGGATATAATGAAATTTTAAGAGGTAATCCTAAAGAGGGATTAAGTAAGTTACTAACTTTAAGAGAAAGATATTCTGATTGGTGGAATTTACTTTTTATGACTGGTCTTGCTTATAGGCAACTAGGAAGATTTGCTGAAGCTAAAAGGGAATTTGAAAAAGTGTTAGCCATAAAACCTAATCAAGTAGATTCTTTGAATGAAATAGGGTTATGTTTGGCCAATTTAGGAGAATTTGAAAAGGCTGTAGAGAAATTTACTAAAGCTATTGAATTAAGACCTATGGATTATGAAATTAGATGTAATAGGGGAATGACTTATTTACAGCTAGGAGATATAGAAAAAGCTATTGAGGATATTGAATTTGCATATGAGCAAAATCCAGCAGATGAAATAACGATTAGCTGTAAAAGGCAAATAGATAAATTAAGGAGTATGAGTTAA
- a CDS encoding B12-binding domain-containing radical SAM protein, which yields MKVLLTTLNSKFIHSCLALRYLKSYSEDILPSIELEEYTINQHNDFIVGEIFKKQPDVVAFSCYIWNMEQILEIAQALKIVKPEIKIVLGGPEVSYDSKELMNRHPYIDFIVYGEGEATFRELVIGFINGENNYSDILGLVYRKEGKIIKNKPRPLIDNLDEIPSPFKGDLSEFKNKIIYYESSRGCPFNCQFCLSSTIKGVRFFSLDRVKQDLEYIIKAGVKQVKFVDRTFNTKKDYALEIMRFIMSKNVRNINFHFEVTAHLLDEDMLKFLKDVPEGLFQFEIGVQSTNPETIKAIDRKTNFEKLAEVTKRIKSYRNIHQHLDLIAGLPYEDYNTFRKSFNDVYNLKPDKLQLGFLKLLKGSGLRQNVEKYGFKFLDKPPYEVLENKYISYNEMLKLKVIEDLVEKYSNEHNFENTLEFIINKFYKTPIEFFEEFSDYWEQRNLHQKSHSKRGLYCILYEFYIDKIKEKEDIFNELLKFDYILNNKGGNIPKNIKKYNNYNMKKKRHDFLKEERNVAKYLSQYKDLPPKKIIKDIHFEEFKFNIIDFIKKGYNEEEIKKNTSIVLFVYDNDKKVFDRCKSYDVTKEIQKLE from the coding sequence TAACAACATTAAATTCAAAATTCATACATTCATGTTTAGCTTTAAGATATTTAAAAAGTTATAGTGAAGATATATTACCATCAATAGAGTTAGAGGAATATACAATAAACCAACATAATGATTTTATAGTAGGAGAAATATTTAAAAAACAACCAGATGTAGTAGCTTTTTCTTGTTATATATGGAATATGGAACAAATACTTGAGATAGCTCAAGCTTTGAAAATAGTTAAACCAGAAATAAAAATAGTATTAGGTGGACCTGAAGTATCTTATGATTCTAAAGAATTAATGAATAGACATCCATATATTGACTTTATCGTTTATGGTGAGGGAGAAGCTACCTTTAGAGAATTAGTAATTGGATTTATTAATGGAGAAAATAATTATAGTGATATTTTAGGGTTAGTTTATAGAAAAGAAGGAAAGATTATAAAAAATAAACCAAGACCTCTTATAGATAATTTAGATGAAATACCATCACCATTTAAGGGAGATTTATCAGAATTTAAAAATAAGATAATTTACTATGAGAGTTCTAGGGGATGTCCTTTTAACTGCCAATTTTGTTTATCATCAACTATTAAAGGAGTAAGATTTTTCTCTTTAGATAGAGTAAAGCAAGATTTAGAATACATTATAAAAGCAGGTGTTAAACAAGTTAAGTTTGTAGATAGAACCTTTAATACGAAAAAAGATTATGCACTAGAAATTATGAGGTTTATAATGTCCAAAAACGTAAGAAATATAAACTTTCATTTTGAGGTAACTGCTCATCTATTAGATGAAGATATGCTAAAATTTTTAAAAGATGTACCAGAGGGATTATTTCAATTTGAAATAGGGGTTCAATCCACTAACCCTGAAACCATTAAGGCAATAGATAGAAAAACTAATTTTGAAAAATTAGCTGAAGTAACTAAAAGAATAAAAAGTTATAGGAATATACATCAACACTTAGATTTAATAGCAGGATTACCATATGAAGACTATAATACCTTTAGAAAATCGTTTAATGATGTATATAATCTTAAACCTGATAAACTACAACTAGGTTTTTTAAAGTTATTGAAAGGTTCAGGATTAAGACAAAATGTAGAAAAATATGGTTTCAAATTCTTGGATAAACCTCCTTATGAAGTACTTGAAAACAAATATATAAGTTATAATGAAATGTTAAAACTAAAGGTGATAGAAGATTTAGTAGAAAAATATAGTAACGAGCATAATTTCGAAAACACATTAGAATTTATTATAAACAAATTTTATAAAACACCAATTGAGTTTTTTGAAGAATTTAGTGACTATTGGGAGCAACGAAATTTACATCAAAAATCCCATAGTAAAAGAGGCTTATATTGTATTTTATATGAATTTTATATAGATAAGATTAAAGAAAAAGAAGATATATTTAATGAACTGCTTAAATTTGATTATATATTAAATAATAAGGGTGGAAATATACCAAAGAATATAAAAAAATACAACAATTATAATATGAAGAAAAAAAGACATGACTTTTTGAAGGAAGAAAGGAATGTAGCAAAATATTTATCACAATACAAAGATTTACCGCCGAAAAAGATAATCAAAGATATTCATTTTGAAGAATTTAAGTTTAACATTATAGATTTTATAAAAAAAGGATACAATGAAGAAGAGATTAAAAAAAATACAAGTATAGTATTGTTTGTGTATGATAATGATAAAAAAGTATTTGATAGATGCAAATCATATGATGTAACAAAAGAAATTCAGAAATTGGAGTGA